From the genome of Caloenas nicobarica isolate bCalNic1 chromosome 14, bCalNic1.hap1, whole genome shotgun sequence, one region includes:
- the EARS2 gene encoding nondiscriminating glutamyl-tRNA synthetase EARS2, mitochondrial, whose protein sequence is MARAVGARAPRVRFGPSPTGFLHLGGLRTALYNYIFAKKHQGTFILRVEDTDQNRVVPGAAEGIEDMLEWAGIPPDESPRRGGSVGPYLQSHRLELYRSASDALLESGAAYRCFCSPQRLQLLKKEALRNQQTPRYDNRCRHLTPAEVAEKLSRGLDWVVRFRLEKGVQPFWDLVYGWSRHEVADVEGDPVILKGDGFPTYHLANVVDDHHMGISHVLRGTEWLTSTSKHLLLYRAFGWDPPQFGHLPLLLNRDGGKLSKRQGDIFLERFARDGYLPEALLDIITNCGSGFPEKQMGRTLEELISQFEIGRITSHSALLDLEQLPEFNRVHLTRHIENEGLRRKLIRELQLLVEQVFGDQHVDPEILEEEYVERVLLLRKGHISFLKNLVSSDYSYLWVRPLVSREQLQTVSAEVDKIGKLVLGLMTRQAGGLTMEELNKELRSLQKQTQETKYSSVMKLLRLALSGQQHGPSVAEMMVTLGPKEVCGRIHKALSS, encoded by the exons ATGGCGCGCGCGGTGGGAGCGCGGGCGCCGCGGGTGCGGTTCGGGCCCAGCCCCACAG GTTTCCTGCATTTGGGCGGCCTGCGGACTGCTTTATACAATTACATTTTTGCCAAAAAGCACCAAGGGACCTTTATTCTGAGGGTGGAGGACACAGATCAGAACCGGGTGGtgcctggagctgcagagggaaTCGAGGACATGCTGGAGTGGGCAG GTATTCCCCCAGACGAGAGCCCTCGCCGCGGCGGTTCCGTCGGGCCCTACCTGCAGTCGCACCGGCTCGAGCTGTACCGGAGCGCCAGCGACGCGCTGCTGGAGAGCGGGGCCGCCTACCGCTGCTTCTGCAGCCCCCAGcgcctgcagctgctgaagaaggAGGCTTTACGGAACCAGCAGACCCCGCG ATACGACAACAGGTGCCGGCACCTGACGCCTGCAGAAGTGGCCGAGAAGCTGTCGCGGGGCCTGGACTGGGTGGTGCGGTTCCGCCTGGAGAAGGGCGTGCAGCCCTTTTGGGACCTGGTGTACGGCTGGAGCAGGCACGAGGTGGCGGACGTGGAGGGCGACCCGGTGATTCTCAAGGGGGACGGCTTCCCCACCTACCACCTGGCTAACGTGGTGGACGACCACCACATGGGCATCAGCCACGTCCTGCGGGGAACCGAGTGGCTGACGTCCACGTCCAAGCACCTCCTTCTGTACAGAGCCTTTGGCTGGGACCCCCCGCAGTTCGGCCACCTCCCGCTGCTGCTGAACAGGGACGGGGGCAAGCTGTCCAAGAGGCAGGGGGACATCTTCCTGGAGCGCTTTGCTCGGGACGGCTACCTGCCCGAGGCGCTGCTGGACATCATCACCAACTGCGGCTCTGGCTTCCCAG AGAAGCAGATGGGGAGGACTTTGGAGGAGCTGATCTCGCAGTTTGAAATAGGCAGAATTACATCCCATTCTGCCCTCCTGGATCTTGAACAACTGCCAGAATTCAACAG GGTTCACCTCACCCGTCATATTGAGAATGAAGGGCTGCGACGGAAGCTAATCAGGGAGTTGCAGTTGCTGGTGGAGCAGGTCTTTGGGGATCAACACGTGGATCCCGAGATTCTAGAAGAGGAGTACGTGGAACGAGTCCTCCTGCTGAGAAAA gGCCACATCAGCTTCCTGAAGAACCTGGTGTCGTCTGATTATTCTTACCTGTGGGTTAGGCCATTGGTGTCCCGAGAGCAGCTACAGACTGTTTCTGCAGAAGTagataaaataggaaaactAGTCTTAGG gCTCATGACAAGGCAGGCAGGTGGTTTGACTATGGAGGAGTTGAACAAAGAGCTGAGAAGCCTCCAGAAGCAAACCCAGGAGACAAAGTACAGCAGTGTGATGAAGCTCCTTCGCTTGGCTCTCAGCGGGCAGCAG CACGGACCGAGCGTCGCTGAGATGATGGTGACCCTGGGACCCAAGGAGGTGTGCGGGAGGATACACAAAGCGCTCTCTAGCTGA
- the UBFD1 gene encoding ubiquitin domain-containing protein UBFD1, protein MAAAASAADGAAEPGMEPEELPRGCGGEGGSPAAGRPPEGGERPEPPDASVSNGGDAAGGRELVELRVIWNKNKYDVKFCLDSTGAELKQKIHSLTGLPPAMQKVMFKGLLPEEKTLREIKVTNGAKIMVVGSTINDVLAVNTPKEAAQQEVKAEENKKEPLCRQKQHRKVLDKGKPDDVMPSVKGVQERLPTVPLSGMYNKSGGKVRLTFKLEQDQLWIGTKERTEKLPMGSIKNVVSEPIEGHEDYHMMAFQLGPTEASYYWVYWVPTQYVDAIKDTVLGKWQYF, encoded by the exons ATGGCCGCTGCCGCCTCCGCCGCCGATG GTGCCGCGGAGCCGGGCATGGAGCCGGAGGAGCTGCCGCGGGGCTGCGGTGGAGAGGGCGGCTCGCCGGCCGCGGGGCGGCCTCCGGagggcggggagcggccggAGCCCCCGGACGCGTCTGTCAGCAacggcggggacgcggcgggcgggcgggagctggtggagctgcgGGTCATCTGGAACAAGAACAAGTACGACGTGAAGTTCTGCCTGGACAGCACGGGGGCCGAGCTGAAGCAGAAGATCCACTCGCTCACAG GGCTGCCGCCCGCCATGCAGAAGGTGATGTTCAAGGGGCTGCTGCCCGAGGAGAAAACGCTGCGGGAGATCAAGGTGACAAACGGAGCCAAAATCATGGTCGTCGGCTCTACCATCAATGACGTTTTAGCAGTAAATACACCGAAAGAAGCCGCTCAACAGGAGGtcaaagctgaagaaaataagaaggaGCCGCTCTGCAGACAAAAG CAACACAGAAAAGTATTGGATAAAGGAAAACCCGATGATGTGATGCCTTCTGTTAAAGGTGTTCAG GAGCGGCTGCCAACAGTGCCGTTATCGGGCATGTACAACAAGTCAGGGGGGAAAGTCAGATTGACCTTTAAACTTGAGCAAGACCAGCTATGGATTGGAACAAAAG agagaacagaaaagttACCCATGGGGTCCATTAAAAATGTGGTGAGTGAACCTATTGAAGGACATGAGGATTATCACATGATG GCGTTTCAGCTGGGCCCAACAGAAGCATCTTACTACTGGGTCTATTGGGTACCAACTCAATATGTTGATGCAATCAAAGACACGGTGCTGGGCAAGTGGCAGTATTTTTGA